The genomic interval GCGGCATCACCCCGCTTCTGTTGCCCCGCTCAATCGCGCCCATTCCGAAACGGCCTCGCCCTGCTTCCAGTGTGACGCCGTTGCTCCCTCTGATGACTTGGTAAGTAGTGCTTCAACGAACCGGATTCAGTGCGGTCAGTTCTTTTGAAATCGATGTAGAATGAAAATTGACGATTCAGAATTTGAATGCGTGTTTTAAGTGTGATCTATAGAAATAAAACGTGAAACGTCTGATTTTCATTggagggtttagggttttaaaagataaatgtaTGCATTTCACGCTCCGTTACACCCAACACATTACATGAAGATATGGTTTGATTTGAGCTTTATTCAACGATTTTAATGTGCTTACTTTGTGAATGCGAATGCGAGGAAAAGTTGTGCACTGATTTTTGTTCCAAATGGCCTAGTGTGAACTGACCAATATCAGTACTTGGTGAAAAGAATCAAGGGTTAATAGTCTAATCTTACATTTATGATTTGATATTtgatatatatacataatattcattgttgattttttctttattatctAATTTGAGACGAGTAAAGATAAATATCCTTGCAAGTAGCATATGGTATATTCCTCCTATCTCCTCTCTTCTTTTGGCTATTTATTGAATTGAATTTGTTTGTTATcgtaaaaattataaaaaatgacaTGGTAGGAAAGCCTTCCTTGCCTCAAATCAATGACGTGGACCATGGAGAACCGCGGATCATCCCCTGCAGATAGAGTGGCTATAATCAGCCTCAAGGTAACGAGGAGAGTTATGTATTATGCGTGGTTATTATGATTCAAAATCTGCTTTTAGAAGGATTCACTAAAATCTTGTTAACACGGTTAGATATTTTAAAGTAAACTCTCTCTTTTTGGCTGTTGTTGTAATGTACAACTGTGATACTACGAAGGATTTTCTTGTGATATCTGCTTTCATTTGTAGCTGCATGATTACAGTAAGTCTCCATCAGGTGAAACAGAGGTGAAGTTTCATCTCACAAGAGACACTCTTGAAGCTATGCTGAGATCCATGACATACATCAGGGAACAACTGAATACTGTAagaattttttcttatatttatgaTGCATGTTATACTTTGAAGTTGGCAGAAATTTAGGTCCTCGTTGAACTTTTCATATATCTTGTGGTTTATTTTTCAGTATATTATAACATTATATGCTAGGAGAGAAGTTTAGGAAAAAAACCTAAGTATCTTTCTCATCCTTACAATATAATGATTTTTGCTTTCGGTtgtgcattttaattttttgttcacAATCCTTGTAATGTCTAAATCCTCTTTTATCCTTCTGGTTAATTTTCTACACCAAAATGCTTACATAGCTTCGCCTGACATGCACACAAGTGTTTGTATTACATTAAGATAGatggacaaaaaaaaaatacaagaattgGACCTTAAAGAGATGATCATAGAAAAATATTATCAgtctaaaattaaaatgtatatatttgCTTGAatgtggagaaaaaaaaaattaagcccTAGGAAAATTTCATGAAGCAGTAGCTTTTCAGACAAAAGCTCTGGTATTCTATTTAATTGTGCAATTTTCGAATGTGTTTGCAGGTTGAGACCTCTTCCGGGCCAAcaaacaagaaacaaaagctGTAGTTGGTCTTTTCAGAAATCAATGCCGTAGTTCCTTAGTCACAATACTTGGTAATATTATTAGGAGAAATATCTCATCCGTTGAAAACAGAGGCAGTAAAAGAAATGATAAGAGATATGTTGTAATGGCATTTGTTGCTATAAACCTACAGTCATAAAATTTGCATGTGAGTGCTTATGACGCTTTCTCGTTTCTATTTATGGTGGCAATGcaatcaatataaaaatatcttcAAGTATTATCCCCCTACTTTTTGTGACATTGAAATTTAAGAGTAAATTTCGgagtattaaatattattatacattcTAAAACAGCAGCAAACTGGTCTGATTTATGAAGGCAAGCAGAGACGATTTTCAATCTTGTCCAAAAATGGTTCCCTTGGCACTCTGTTAAACCTTTGTTCTCGCCTAAACGCAACTCTGTTTGTAAcctttttttacatattttcttattattttaccTTTCATAGTTTGAtaactgtttttaattgcaataactGTTAGGCTAATTACTTTTTACTGTATTAACTGTGCTTTTATAATCATTAAAAATGTGGATAGAGACGATATAGTATTTTAACGTATATACAATTATTATAACGTCCCAAAAGAACGAGGTAACTGAAGCTgacaaatcaaaacaataattaacaaaacattttaaatctGAAACCTTTTACAGGTTATAACAATTGGGGTTCAAAAAAGCAGTAAAAATACACTTTAAAGATGCAGGCTAATTCGATAAGTAGTTAGAAAATTTGGGAGAGTGAATAGAACAAATGCAGTTATTATTAATACACGTTAAACGAGCCTAATTAAAGGCAGAATCCTTATCATACTTGAATTGTAAGTAGAGGCAGAAAGTCAAAACTGAACACCTTAATTACACTCTCCAGTGCTCAATTAACTAAACAAACTATAATTATTGATGTAAAATGTTCATGATGTAATTATATTTTCCTTGGAACAAAAAATGAAAGATTGTTGATGTATTGGTGACGAAAAAAGTAGCAAACAAggaaagtaaaagaaaaacagaaacacAGATTGATGTATACAAATAAACAAAATCCAGTCACCATTTCTACAATCAAAGTATAATGTACAATAATccaatttctctttcttttctttttggacTACACAATGTGCACCTGTTGGAAATAAACACTCACCCTGAATATGCCAAATTGCTCACACTCGGGATAAAATTGAACAAAAAAACTGCACGCTTCAAGAAATAAAACCAAAAACTCATTCTTGAAGAAACCAATCCAACAAAATTTACGAAACCTGACCTGACTACCATTAGCCAAGAGTTGATTGGTAAATTCCCATCACTGAAggaaaaataactaaaacataAATGAGAAACTTACAATTCTTTCTTCAGTGCTCAAAGTGGCCTCACCATATCAATCAGAATCGCTCGAGCTTGAGCTTGAGCTGGAACTGGAAGTAGATTTCCGACTGTGAGATTTTGCCTTGTCACTGGAGCTACTGTTGGGTACATTTTCCGATTTATCTGCCATAGTTCTGCTTGTTTCTTCAGAACTGGATGCTACATCCAAGAATTCATTCACCTTTGATGACCCAACTTCATTTCCTTCAACTTCGACTGAAGTAGCTTTCAAATCCAAGGAATTAGGAAGCTCCTCTTTATTACCTTTAGAGGCTTTCTTTAAAGCAATGTTAATATCTTCCAGAGATCTGGCTTCAACAACCTGAAGGTCTGAATTCACCTCCAGATGATCTTTAGATTCTTCACTAGCATGCTGATCCTCAATAGTACTTGGAAGTATAACTTCTTTAACATCCACTCCTTCTTGAAGTTGCTTAAAAGCCATGTTAACATCTTCAAGTGATCTTGCTTCAAGAACTGGGATGCCCTGTTCAACCTCTTCTATCTTTACATACTTAGGGAGTGAAAAAACTTGAGAATCTCTAGTTTTCTCATGTTCAATGTCAGTATGAAATGATACACCAGCATCATTGACACTAAAGTCTCCAACAGTGTCCAATTCTGACAAGAATCCTTCGTCAATTTCCTTCATATCATCAAAGTCATTGCTATTTTCTTCAGTAACCTGAGACATGCTCTCTTCTGAAGCAAGTGCAGTTTCTAGCACTTTGGATTCATTTTCAACTGCTCCATGCCTATCAATTTCCAAATCCACTTCACCAGAGGGTGCCCCGAATTCAGGGCTCTGAGATTTTTCTGAGGTCACAGAAGAAATGCTTGGTTGAAATTTGTCAGTCGAATCATGCAACTCTCCAGTTTCATCATTGGATCTGCCAAAGCTCTGTGCTGATTCAACCTGGATAGCATAAGAGCTCTGCAGAATGTTAAAGAAAATATGATCAGTTTACCAGCTAATCTAGAGTCTTAAATCCATAACCACACTTTTTATGGAACAAACCCAATGCCAGCAGAGCTGGTATGACCTTCAGATAAAAATAGGTCAAAATGACAGAACAAGTTATTCACATAAATCAATCGTGTTTGCAGAAATAGTCAAATAATACATAATTCAAACAGTTACAACTTGGAAAGAAAACATTCTCAGTTGTATATATATTCTTACTAACCATCCTATTGTTTGACATCTATTTGCATGCGTCATCATTCTACAAAATTCCTATAGAAGTGCTTTTCTTCTGTTTGGCGGAGCAGAAACTAAAAATTCGTGTCATCCCTAACAAATTAAAAGAACAACTAATCCGATATGCCAAACTATCCAAATAAAAGTAACATGATCTCGGCCTACAAGGATTAGCAGTCTCAGTTTGGAGATGGGAATTGAGTTTTTCAAGATAATACAACAAAAGATCAGGAAAACTGGAAAAGCCACAAGTTAATATGAAATTGTAGGTAATGAGAATATGAGGCATGCTCAAAACCAATGAAatttagagagagaaaaatatctTGTTCTCTTCTGACTTCTGGGTAtcaaagaaaaggaaaaattgaACGGTAATTGCATTTTATATGTTTGggatttatttacttatttgaAGGATATTCAATTGTCCATTCTTtaaatttgaatgaaaaaaaatagcTAACTCTACCATATTCAATATCTCAATGggataaaaaaaagagaaaacatcgattaatacaattttttttcgtAGCTTTATTGAGAATGAACAATACTTtattaccattttttttttctgcaaagGACATGCACATCAAATTAATTGAAATGTAAAAAGTATAACAGGTCTTTTTTATATACGTTACCCATTAGGGTTCAAAATAACTGCTTGTTTATATCCTACCAAAGTCATGATAGGGCATCAATGCAATGTGTAGATTCTGAATACATGTTAAAAAGATAAGATACTTTTCTCCCCCCAAAATGGAGAATCTGTAATATAGAAAAAATGTGTTTCTTTGGGATGCAGATGTTATAGGAAGTAAGCAGTTACTGCCCGAGAAACAATCCTATGATTTAACGGCAAGTAGAGATAAATAGAATTCCAAATCCCTTATGGATTTCGTAAGCATTGAGAATATTATCAATAGCATGccttcaaaattaaaatcaaacaatacCACTATTTCCTTTAAGGACATCATCAAGTAATTTTCCTTGATAAACAAATAGACccttaaaagaaaaagaagtttggAGGATGAATTATTTAGATTAATGGATGCAGACATTGTCATGTGACTTACCTGACTTTCATCATGATCACTGAAAGATTGTTGAACCACTGATTTATCGGAGCTTGACAGACGTTTCTCCATGTTAGAGGGAGGCTTCTCATCACTTTCATGTTGACTGTCAGAAGTGAAAGCAACCATATTCTTATCCAAATCTTGGTAGATATCGGCTTCACCTTGCTGCACGGAACTTGACAAGACTTTATCCTGCTGAATCTGACTTATGCCATCTTTATTTAATGAAAACTTTTCTGTATGTTCACTTTCTTCAGAAGGTGGACTAGGATGATCCACTGGTGCAGGCCCTGCTGCCGCTGAAAGTTGCAAATGCTGTAGGGCAGGCATAAAGGAACCATCAGAAGATATATGGTGGGAATCAGAAGCCACAGAATCCAACATTTCATCTGCATCTTGGACTAACGTAGACACATTTGCACTATAATATCTTGATAGTTCGTTGGGCAGTGCACTTTCCTCCAGAGATTCAATATCTGATAGATGTGACTTTTCAGAATTTGAATCTACAGAATTTATATTGTCTTGGTGAAGAATTTCAGAATCACCATGTATGTTGTCGGCTAGATCCTGACCATGAACTAAGCCTGAATTAATCACATCGGAAATTGATCCCACATCTGAAGACAAATTTGAATCCACAGAAACAGTGATAACATGTGGCTCAGCCACTCTGGATCCATTAGCTGCAGATAACTCATATGCCGCAACATTATACACATCTTCAGATTTCTCAGACCTCAATTCACTTTGGGCTTCCACGTGAAGTTCAGAAGAGGCTGCTTGAGTTTTATCATGACCAGAAGTATTACTTTCATGTCTGTGATCATGCACATCCGACTCCTTATCAGCCACCTTAGCAGTTTCTACTGAAGCAGGAGGCATTGCCCTCTCCGAAAACTCCAAAGCAGAATCGTGAGAAGATAGTGAAGGAAATGATTGGAGCGTTTCAGAAGCCAGGGGACTAGAATCATAAACAGGGTCTACATGGTGACTATCTTCCACTTCACCACTACTAACATGCTGCAAGTTTGATTCATGCACTGAAGCTTGTGTTGAAATTCCAGTTTCAGAGGCATGATCCTCTCCTTCTTGCAAACTCTCTATTTTCTCATCTGATATGCTGTCAATTACTTCTGATAGTGAAGAATGGCTTGATCTGCTGCTGCGGCTGCCGCTCTCCTCGTCACTTGATTCTCTTCTCAAATGTGTTTCCCCTGCATTAAATTGTTCATGGATTTCAACCTCTCTTGTTTCAGGATAAAATACCATCTCAGAAGGATTTTCCACCCCACCCAACACTATCTCAACTTCATCATGGCGAACATTGTTCTCCTCAACTTGTATAATCTCCACAGAATCATTTTCTTCAGAGGTTTGGCTTCCATGTTCAACAGCATCAGAAGCATGATCCATGTTAGATACCAATTCAGTTTCTTGAGACAAGTCCTGCTCACTGAATTTCCTATCATCTTGATCAATTGAACTCAAAGATTCAGTATCTGGAACAGAGCTCAACTTTGAATCACTTACTTCACTTGATTGCCTGTGAAATGAAGAATAGCTTGTTCCCTCTGAAGCCATCCTTTCAGATACAAAGATAGGTTTCCAATCATACCTCTCTTGCCTGGATAACCCCAGTACTGAAGGTCCCATGCTGAAACTTTCATGCCGCCGAAAAAGGGCATCTTTTTGATGAAACGCTGTAAACTCTTGTTGAAAACTGTCCCCCTTAAGATTGGGTTTTTCTTCATTTGAGTCGTAGGGAATATCAAAAGGGTTTCGTCTAGGCTGTAGAATAGAAGGAGCAGATCCAGGAATGGGTGGTAATCCCATGGCAGCAAAGGAGTCATCAGGAAAATCAAATGGATTATGTCTGGTCGTAGCAATAGGTGCAACATTACTGGGAATATCAGCAAAGTCTAAGTCTATTAGATTCTTCTCAGGCACCAATCTCCTTGCTCTTCTCCTGGCAATAAGATTCTCCAACCGTGTATTCCTTTCCAGCTCTAAATTTCCCAGATCCATGAGATTCTTTTGGTCATCCTCTGTCCATTTAATAGCAGATTTACTTTCATCCTCTTTGCCACCTGTagcttcttcctcttcatcatcGGGTTCATCAATACCATCATCTTCCACATCTCCGGGGTTTTCAGTATCATCATCTGATTCGACACTGTCATCATCACTATTCTGGGACTTCTCAGATGCAGCATCAGAACCATCACGGGACACATGAGCTGGTTGTGGAGCACCTAGGTCTAGTAGTGGGTGGAGTTCATCAAGCATTGGAATGATATCAGCCATGGAAGCATCTGGTGAAGAGCTCTCAGCCCCATCAGAACCTGACTCCACTGAgacattatcatcatcatcctcatcaTTTTCCACCTGTTTCCAGGATGAGCTAGCAGAAAAGTCCACTTGATCTCTCGGACGTTTCTCATTTTCAAATTCAAGAATATCATCATCCACTTTCTGAACCAAGACATATTGCTTCTCAATAGCTTCATCGTCACTTGAAACAGCTTCAGAAGTCAGGTTCTCTTCATAAATTTCCTTATTCTTTCCCAACTCAAAACTGTGAAATTCCCTTTCCCCTGTTTTTCGCTTTTCAGGCTGAATATCCAGCAAGTTTTCATCATCTGGGGGCAATTCAGAATGCAAGTCTTGATCTTCTTCTGTCCTATTATCCCTCTCAGTAACCAAACTTGCTTCCTCAATGCCCCTCTCTTCCACGTCACTCTTATTTTCTGAATACCCCTTCACAAAGTAGCTCTCATCTCTGTCAGAGAAAACACTGTCCCCTTCCGAAAACCCAGCTTGGAAGGATGAAAAGCCATGAGTAActttctcttccttttcaaCTTCAGGCACATTTGGCTGCCCAAAACTGAGAAGGGTCCCAAGCAGAATAGCAGTGCAGACCAAAACAGGAGAAGCAGagaccaaaacagaaaacagaaaaggaaaagatctgtacaacaaaagcaagaaacagaAAAACCCCAAAAGGAATGGATGGTTGCAAGCTGATCTGAAACCACCTCTGATTGAAATTACAACAACTTTCCTTATTTTGATTGCAATTTCTGATCCCATCTTCCCCTCTCTGTTTCTTTCCTTTGACAACTCTCC from Phaseolus vulgaris cultivar G19833 chromosome 1, P. vulgaris v2.0, whole genome shotgun sequence carries:
- the LOC137813766 gene encoding uncharacterized protein; this encodes MGSEIAIKIRKVVVISIRGGFRSACNHPFLLGFFCFLLLLYRSFPFLFSVLVSASPVLVCTAILLGTLLSFGQPNVPEVEKEEKVTHGFSSFQAGFSEGDSVFSDRDESYFVKGYSENKSDVEERGIEEASLVTERDNRTEEDQDLHSELPPDDENLLDIQPEKRKTGEREFHSFELGKNKEIYEENLTSEAVSSDDEAIEKQYVLVQKVDDDILEFENEKRPRDQVDFSASSSWKQVENDEDDDDNVSVESGSDGAESSSPDASMADIIPMLDELHPLLDLGAPQPAHVSRDGSDAASEKSQNSDDDSVESDDDTENPGDVEDDGIDEPDDEEEEATGGKEDESKSAIKWTEDDQKNLMDLGNLELERNTRLENLIARRRARRLVPEKNLIDLDFADIPSNVAPIATTRHNPFDFPDDSFAAMGLPPIPGSAPSILQPRRNPFDIPYDSNEEKPNLKGDSFQQEFTAFHQKDALFRRHESFSMGPSVLGLSRQERYDWKPIFVSERMASEGTSYSSFHRQSSEVSDSKLSSVPDTESLSSIDQDDRKFSEQDLSQETELVSNMDHASDAVEHGSQTSEENDSVEIIQVEENNVRHDEVEIVLGGVENPSEMVFYPETREVEIHEQFNAGETHLRRESSDEESGSRSSRSSHSSLSEVIDSISDEKIESLQEGEDHASETGISTQASVHESNLQHVSSGEVEDSHHVDPVYDSSPLASETLQSFPSLSSHDSALEFSERAMPPASVETAKVADKESDVHDHRHESNTSGHDKTQAASSELHVEAQSELRSEKSEDVYNVAAYELSAANGSRVAEPHVITVSVDSNLSSDVGSISDVINSGLVHGQDLADNIHGDSEILHQDNINSVDSNSEKSHLSDIESLEESALPNELSRYYSANVSTLVQDADEMLDSVASDSHHISSDGSFMPALQHLQLSAAAGPAPVDHPSPPSEESEHTEKFSLNKDGISQIQQDKVLSSSVQQGEADIYQDLDKNMVAFTSDSQHESDEKPPSNMEKRLSSSDKSVVQQSFSDHDESQSSYAIQVESAQSFGRSNDETGELHDSTDKFQPSISSVTSEKSQSPEFGAPSGEVDLEIDRHGAVENESKVLETALASEESMSQVTEENSNDFDDMKEIDEGFLSELDTVGDFSVNDAGVSFHTDIEHEKTRDSQVFSLPKYVKIEEVEQGIPVLEARSLEDVNMAFKQLQEGVDVKEVILPSTIEDQHASEESKDHLEVNSDLQVVEARSLEDINIALKKASKGNKEELPNSLDLKATSVEVEGNEVGSSKVNEFLDVASSSEETSRTMADKSENVPNSSSSDKAKSHSRKSTSSSSSSSSSSDSD